A stretch of Roseovarius sp. M141 DNA encodes these proteins:
- a CDS encoding adenine phosphoribosyltransferase, protein MPQTTIRDLIRTIPDFPKPGILFRDVTTLLADPEGLAMAIEQLAQPYTDARIDKVVGLEARGFILGGAVAHRLGAGFVPVRKAGKLPGTVISQSYSLEYGEAIFELHGDAIQPGERVLIVDDLLATGGTAAAGALLVERLGAQIAACAFVIDLPDLGGRAKLENMGLTVQALCAFEGD, encoded by the coding sequence ATGCCACAGACAACGATCCGCGATCTCATCCGCACAATTCCCGATTTCCCAAAGCCCGGGATTCTGTTCCGCGACGTGACGACACTGCTGGCGGATCCAGAGGGTCTGGCCATGGCAATTGAGCAGTTGGCGCAGCCATATACAGACGCCCGGATCGACAAGGTCGTCGGGCTGGAGGCACGCGGGTTTATCCTTGGCGGGGCCGTCGCACATCGTCTGGGCGCAGGGTTCGTCCCGGTGCGAAAGGCAGGCAAACTGCCGGGCACTGTCATCTCGCAAAGCTACAGTCTGGAATATGGCGAGGCAATTTTCGAACTGCACGGCGACGCGATCCAGCCGGGTGAGCGCGTGCTGATCGTGGACGATCTGCTGGCAACGGGCGGCACCGCAGCCGCCGGCGCGCTGCTGGTTGAACGGCTGGGCGCGCAGATCGCGGCCTGCGCCTTTGTCATTGATCTGCCGGATCTGGGCGGCCGGGCCAAGCTAGAGAACATGGGACTGACCGTGCAGGCGCTCTGCGCCTTCGAGGGCGATTGA
- a CDS encoding EcsC family protein: MDLLDPPIDEAAVAARLDALVRRHARAGNLGIQVLNIVGGRAEALLERLPEGVRDRLEGGTEQALSMAMGAAQRSRGVVGSQPGWLNRAVTTAMGAAGGFGGLPSALAELPITTTILLRAIQDVAGEYGFDATEEGVRFDCVQVFAAAGPLDHDDGADLAFLTTRVAVTGKAMQALIAKVAPRLSVVLGQKLAAQTVPILGAAAGAATNYAFTSYYQQMAHVHFGLRRLAIEADLSHAEVLEAFRQRVAAPVKRG; this comes from the coding sequence ATGGATCTTCTTGACCCCCCGATAGATGAGGCGGCCGTCGCCGCGCGGCTGGATGCACTGGTGCGGCGCCATGCGCGCGCGGGCAATTTGGGCATTCAGGTGCTGAACATCGTCGGCGGACGGGCCGAGGCGCTGCTGGAGCGGTTGCCCGAAGGCGTGCGTGACCGGCTGGAGGGCGGAACGGAGCAGGCGCTGTCAATGGCGATGGGCGCGGCGCAGCGCTCGCGCGGTGTTGTCGGCAGCCAACCCGGCTGGCTGAACCGCGCCGTGACCACGGCGATGGGGGCGGCCGGTGGTTTTGGCGGACTGCCCTCGGCACTGGCTGAATTACCCATCACGACGACCATATTGCTGCGCGCGATTCAGGACGTGGCAGGCGAATACGGCTTTGACGCCACCGAAGAGGGTGTACGTTTCGATTGCGTGCAGGTCTTCGCCGCTGCCGGGCCGCTGGACCATGACGACGGGGCGGATCTGGCATTCCTGACGACCCGCGTCGCGGTGACGGGCAAGGCGATGCAGGCGTTGATCGCCAAGGTGGCGCCGCGGCTGAGTGTGGTTCTGGGCCAGAAACTGGCCGCGCAGACGGTGCCGATACTGGGTGCGGCGGCAGGGGCGGCGACGAACTATGCCTTCACCAGCTATTACCAGCAGATGGCGCATGTGCATTTCGGGCTGCGCCGCCTGGCGATCGAGGCGGATCTGAGCCATGCCGAGGTGCTGGAGGCATTCCGCCAAAGGGTTGCGGCGCCGGTCAAGCGGGGCTGA
- a CDS encoding S-methyl-5'-thioadenosine phosphorylase: MAQTMIGVIGGSGVYDIDGLEGAEWREVASPFGTPSDSILTGTLNGMPMAFLPRHGRGHVHSPSSVPYRANIDALKRLGVTDLVSVGACGSFREEMAPGDFVIVDQYIDRTIGREKSFFGPGCVAHVSVAHPTCPRVGAACATAAEAAGARVHRGGTYLAMEGPQFSTLAESRLYREVWGCDVIGMTGMPEAKLAREAELCYASVAMITDYDSWHPEHGEVDVTAIIATLLGNAQRGKAMVRALPDLLAQGRAPCPEGCDHALEYAILTTPDARDPAMMARLDAVAGRVLNRPAD; encoded by the coding sequence ATGGCACAAACCATGATCGGCGTGATCGGCGGCTCGGGGGTTTACGACATCGACGGGCTGGAGGGCGCAGAGTGGCGCGAGGTGGCCAGCCCGTTCGGCACCCCGTCGGACAGCATCCTGACCGGCACATTGAACGGCATGCCGATGGCCTTCCTGCCCCGGCACGGGCGCGGGCACGTCCACAGCCCGTCGTCGGTGCCCTACCGCGCCAATATCGACGCGCTCAAGCGGCTGGGGGTCACGGACCTCGTCAGCGTCGGCGCCTGCGGATCGTTCCGCGAGGAGATGGCGCCGGGCGATTTCGTGATCGTCGACCAGTATATCGACCGCACCATCGGGCGCGAAAAATCCTTCTTTGGCCCCGGCTGCGTGGCGCATGTGTCCGTCGCCCATCCGACCTGCCCGCGCGTTGGCGCCGCCTGCGCCACCGCTGCCGAGGCGGCAGGGGCACGCGTCCACCGGGGCGGAACGTACCTGGCGATGGAAGGCCCGCAATTTTCCACCCTGGCCGAGAGCCGCCTCTACCGAGAGGTGTGGGGTTGCGACGTGATCGGCATGACCGGCATGCCCGAAGCCAAGCTCGCCCGCGAGGCCGAGCTGTGCTACGCCTCGGTCGCCATGATCACCGATTACGACAGCTGGCACCCCGAACATGGCGAGGTCGACGTGACCGCGATCATCGCCACCCTTCTGGGCAATGCCCAGCGCGGCAAGGCGATGGTGCGCGCCCTGCCGGACCTGTTGGCGCAGGGTCGCGCGCCCTGCCCGGAGGGGTGCGATCATGCGCTGGAATACGCGATCCTGACGACGCCCGACGCACGCGATCCCGCGATGATGGCCCGCCTTGACGCGGTCGCCGGGCGGGTGCTGAATAGGCCTGCAGACTGA
- a CDS encoding protein-tyrosine phosphatase family protein: MTGFVIHALPVLRGILAIAPMPGSGGEYAADLEHLKDWQPAMVVTMTTSAEMVAAGAGNLGQDVAFLGSRWAHVATPDYGVPDADAMHNWDRAEPIALSALRGGGRVLIHCKGGCGRSGMAALRLMIAAGDAPDAALARLRALRPGAVETSAQMRWARRGGAEATDAGGGIR, translated from the coding sequence ATGACAGGGTTCGTCATCCATGCGCTGCCGGTACTCCGCGGCATTCTGGCCATCGCGCCGATGCCGGGTTCGGGGGGCGAGTATGCCGCCGATCTGGAGCATCTCAAGGATTGGCAGCCCGCGATGGTGGTGACGATGACCACGTCTGCGGAAATGGTCGCCGCCGGGGCGGGCAATCTGGGGCAGGACGTCGCATTTTTGGGTAGTCGTTGGGCGCATGTGGCGACACCCGACTACGGCGTGCCCGATGCAGACGCCATGCACAACTGGGACCGTGCCGAGCCGATAGCCCTGTCGGCGCTGCGCGGCGGCGGTCGGGTGCTGATCCATTGCAAGGGCGGCTGCGGGCGCTCGGGGATGGCGGCGCTGCGCCTGATGATCGCGGCGGGCGACGCGCCCGACGCGGCGTTGGCACGGCTGCGGGCGCTGCGCCCCGGCGCTGTCGAGACGTCCGCGCAGATGCGCTGGGCCCGCAGGGGCGGGGCCGAAGCTACAGATGCCGGTGGGGGGATAAGGTGA
- a CDS encoding GNAT family N-acetyltransferase, which yields MLAKLAKGDAVLELRPEIDSDWWEVEALLDLCFAPGREALSSYRLRDGVPPVPGLSSVARDENGILAGAIRYWPVQVGGAPVLLLGPIAVHPTHQGEGLGGYMMRGSLAAARVAGWDRVMLVGDAPYYGRFGFRRLAEVEMPPPTNPDRVLGLDLIPGGWGGIVGKVTRAA from the coding sequence ATGCTGGCAAAACTGGCGAAAGGCGATGCGGTGCTCGAACTCAGGCCCGAAATTGACAGCGACTGGTGGGAGGTCGAGGCGCTTCTCGATCTGTGCTTTGCGCCGGGGCGCGAGGCGCTGTCGTCCTACCGCTTGCGCGACGGCGTGCCACCAGTGCCGGGCCTCAGCTCTGTTGCGCGGGACGAGAACGGCATCCTGGCCGGGGCGATCCGCTATTGGCCGGTTCAGGTGGGCGGCGCGCCCGTCCTGCTGCTGGGGCCGATTGCCGTTCACCCGACCCATCAGGGCGAAGGGCTGGGCGGCTACATGATGCGCGGCTCGCTGGCTGCTGCACGCGTGGCAGGCTGGGATCGGGTGATGCTGGTGGGCGACGCGCCTTACTATGGGCGCTTCGGGTTTCGGCGGCTCGCAGAGGTCGAGATGCCGCCACCGACGAACCCGGACCGCGTGCTGGGGCTGGACCTGATTCCGGGCGGTTGGGGCGGTATTGTCGGAAAAGTGACACGGGCGGCTTGA
- the ptsP gene encoding phosphoenolpyruvate--protein phosphotransferase, which yields MSHDFQTDSRHMLGRLRAVMAEDAAGQARLDQITHLIAEEMRIEVCSIYLFRDEDMLELCATEGLNPAAVHETRMRLGEGLVGRVARTGQVINTDDAPNTPGFRFMPETGEEGYSSFMGVPIQRLGEKLGVLVVQSKDTRSFSEEEVYAVEVVAMVLAEMTELGAFIGDGAAMKARHQHAVQFRGTTAQEGAARGHVWLHEPRVIVTNLIGEDPVRELERLNEAVEELRVGVDRMLTSARFGDKEQLEVLEAYRMFANSKGWMRRMEEDINRGLSAEAAVEKEQSTARARLGQVADAYLRDRLHDLDDLSNRMLRILTGQGTGTAAEMPPDPILIARNIGPAELLDYGRSLKGIVLEEGAVGSHATIVARALAIPLVIHAKNITTEAMNGDPILVDGDQGLAHLRPNDTVIAAFRDKMAMQAKAQERYASIRGKPATTLCGRTLSLKMNAGLMADLPSLEGSGADSVGLFRTELQFLVRSKMPKRAELSELYSRVMDAAKGREVVFRTLDIGSDKVLPYMKPTDEPNPAMGWRAIRVGLDKPGVMRMQLQALIRGAKGRPLSVMFPFVAQREEFDAGRAELDKALERERILGHPMPATMKLGAMLETPSLAYAPDQFFRNIDFISIGGNDLKQFFFAADRENERVRRRYDTLNVSFLTFLQCIVERCMATDTPLSFCGEDAGRPVEAACLAAIGIRILSMRPASIGPVKSILRRTNLDELRDVIDEAGRRGDQSVRPAVMEYLREKL from the coding sequence ATGAGCCATGATTTCCAGACCGACAGCCGCCACATGCTGGGCCGCCTTCGTGCCGTCATGGCCGAGGATGCCGCTGGTCAGGCGCGTCTGGATCAGATCACCCACCTCATCGCCGAGGAAATGCGGATCGAAGTCTGCTCGATCTACCTGTTCCGCGATGAGGACATGCTGGAACTGTGCGCGACTGAGGGCCTGAACCCCGCTGCCGTGCATGAAACCCGGATGCGTCTGGGCGAAGGTCTGGTAGGGCGCGTAGCGCGTACCGGCCAGGTCATCAATACCGACGACGCCCCCAACACGCCCGGCTTCCGCTTCATGCCCGAAACCGGCGAAGAGGGCTATTCGTCCTTCATGGGCGTTCCCATCCAGCGCCTTGGCGAAAAACTCGGGGTGCTGGTGGTGCAGTCGAAAGACACGCGCAGCTTCTCCGAGGAGGAAGTCTACGCGGTCGAGGTCGTGGCGATGGTGCTCGCCGAAATGACCGAACTGGGCGCCTTCATCGGTGACGGCGCGGCGATGAAGGCGCGCCACCAGCACGCGGTCCAGTTTCGCGGCACCACGGCGCAGGAGGGCGCGGCGCGCGGCCATGTCTGGCTGCACGAACCCCGCGTCATCGTCACCAACCTCATCGGCGAGGATCCCGTACGCGAGCTTGAGCGCCTGAACGAGGCCGTAGAAGAACTGCGCGTCGGCGTCGACCGCATGCTGACCAGCGCCCGCTTCGGTGACAAGGAACAGCTGGAGGTGCTGGAGGCTTACCGCATGTTCGCCAATTCCAAAGGCTGGATGCGGCGCATGGAAGAGGACATCAATCGCGGCCTGTCGGCCGAGGCAGCGGTGGAAAAGGAACAATCGACTGCCCGCGCCCGGCTGGGACAGGTGGCCGACGCCTACCTGCGCGACCGCCTGCACGATCTGGACGATCTCAGCAACCGCATGCTGCGCATCCTGACCGGACAGGGCACCGGGACAGCCGCCGAAATGCCGCCTGATCCGATCCTCATCGCGCGCAATATCGGCCCTGCCGAACTGCTGGATTATGGCCGCAGCCTCAAGGGAATCGTGCTGGAGGAAGGCGCCGTCGGCAGCCACGCCACCATTGTCGCCCGGGCGCTGGCAATCCCGCTGGTGATCCACGCCAAGAACATCACGACCGAGGCGATGAATGGCGATCCCATTCTGGTCGACGGCGATCAGGGCCTCGCCCATCTGCGCCCCAACGACACGGTCATTGCCGCCTTTCGCGACAAGATGGCGATGCAGGCCAAGGCGCAGGAACGCTACGCCTCTATCCGCGGCAAACCTGCGACCACGCTGTGCGGGCGCACCCTGTCGCTGAAAATGAACGCAGGCCTCATGGCCGATCTGCCCAGCCTTGAGGGATCTGGCGCCGATAGCGTCGGCCTGTTCCGGACCGAATTGCAATTCCTTGTCCGGTCGAAAATGCCCAAACGGGCCGAGTTGAGCGAACTTTACAGCCGCGTCATGGATGCCGCCAAGGGCCGCGAAGTGGTGTTCCGCACGCTCGACATCGGCTCGGACAAGGTGCTGCCCTACATGAAGCCCACGGACGAGCCGAACCCGGCGATGGGGTGGCGCGCGATCCGCGTGGGCCTGGACAAGCCGGGGGTCATGCGGATGCAGCTTCAGGCGCTCATTCGCGGTGCCAAGGGGCGGCCCCTGTCGGTGATGTTCCCCTTCGTCGCCCAGCGCGAAGAGTTCGACGCCGGGCGCGCCGAGCTGGACAAGGCGCTGGAGCGAGAGCGCATCCTTGGCCATCCCATGCCTGCCACGATGAAGCTGGGCGCGATGCTGGAAACACCCAGCTTGGCCTATGCGCCAGACCAGTTCTTCCGCAATATCGATTTTATTTCCATCGGCGGGAACGACCTGAAACAATTCTTCTTTGCCGCCGACCGCGAGAACGAGCGCGTGCGCCGCCGCTATGACACGCTGAACGTCAGTTTCCTGACCTTTTTGCAATGCATCGTAGAGCGGTGCATGGCCACAGACACGCCGCTCAGTTTCTGCGGCGAGGATGCGGGCAGACCCGTCGAGGCCGCTTGCCTTGCGGCGATCGGCATCCGCATCCTGTCGATGCGCCCCGCCTCGATCGGGCCGGTCAAATCGATCTTGCGCCGCACCAATCTGGACGAATTGCGCGACGTCATCGACGAGGCCGGGCGCCGGGGCGACCAATCGGTCCGCCCCGCCGTCATGGAATATCTGCGCGAGAAACTGTAG
- a CDS encoding bifunctional 2-polyprenyl-6-hydroxyphenol methylase/3-demethylubiquinol 3-O-methyltransferase UbiG — MSQVKIQYEAYPYPHRDPADEARRLVTGSPSHPLEIDHFLFGGRRDWAQPLRVLVAGGGTGDGLIQLAQMMAQLGRPADITYVDLSAASRRIAEARAQARGLKGIRFITGSLLDAPDWGPFDYIDCCGVLHHLPDPAAGFSALHAALAPEAAERGGGLGFMVYAPYGRAGVYPLQAAFGALFQGLAPEARLKAAKALVADLPAGHPFVGNPNLGDHKDSDAGFYDLLLHSQDRAFDVSDLLEVLDVSGWALSGFTMPALYDLSRIAPVPEHLDAAQQMAVAEQLRGTIKTHVAYAVPKGASRGLADGRSQALVPHLKGVQAAPLAQAIARGQKPKLNSGGIDAVLSLPKDAAPLIAAIDGRRNLTGIAQTARMDPIRMGTLWPKVHRELGDWGLLLYAAALG; from the coding sequence ATGAGCCAGGTCAAGATCCAGTACGAGGCATATCCCTACCCCCACCGCGACCCGGCGGACGAGGCACGTCGGCTTGTCACCGGATCGCCATCGCATCCCTTGGAAATCGACCATTTCCTGTTTGGCGGGCGCCGTGATTGGGCGCAGCCGCTGCGCGTGCTGGTCGCAGGCGGTGGCACCGGTGACGGGCTGATCCAGCTGGCGCAGATGATGGCGCAGCTGGGGCGTCCGGCGGATATCACCTATGTCGACCTCAGCGCCGCGTCCCGCCGCATCGCCGAGGCGCGGGCGCAGGCACGTGGGCTGAAGGGCATCCGTTTCATCACCGGCTCGCTGCTGGATGCGCCCGATTGGGGGCCGTTCGATTATATCGATTGCTGCGGCGTGCTGCACCATCTGCCGGATCCGGCAGCGGGGTTTTCCGCCCTGCACGCCGCGCTGGCCCCCGAGGCAGCGGAGCGCGGCGGTGGTCTTGGCTTCATGGTTTACGCGCCCTATGGCCGGGCCGGTGTCTACCCGTTGCAGGCGGCCTTTGGCGCGCTGTTTCAGGGCCTTGCGCCCGAGGCGCGGCTAAAGGCGGCCAAGGCGCTGGTGGCGGATCTGCCCGCCGGGCATCCCTTTGTCGGTAATCCCAATCTGGGCGATCACAAGGACAGCGATGCCGGGTTTTACGACCTCTTGCTGCATTCGCAGGACCGGGCGTTTGACGTGTCTGACCTGTTGGAGGTGTTGGACGTGTCGGGTTGGGCGCTGAGCGGGTTTACCATGCCCGCGCTTTACGATCTGTCCCGCATCGCCCCGGTGCCGGAGCATCTGGACGCGGCGCAGCAAATGGCCGTGGCCGAACAGCTGCGCGGCACGATCAAGACGCATGTCGCCTATGCCGTCCCGAAGGGCGCGTCGCGCGGGCTGGCGGACGGGCGCAGCCAGGCGCTTGTGCCGCATCTGAAGGGGGTGCAGGCCGCACCGCTGGCACAGGCCATTGCGCGCGGCCAAAAGCCCAAGCTCAATTCCGGCGGCATCGACGCTGTGCTGAGCCTGCCCAAGGATGCTGCGCCCCTCATTGCCGCCATAGACGGGCGGCGCAATCTGACCGGGATCGCACAGACCGCGCGGATGGACCCGATCCGCATGGGCACGCTCTGGCCCAAGGTTCACCGCGAGTTGGGCGACTGGGGTTTGCTGCTCTATGCAGCGGCGCTGGGCTAG
- a CDS encoding neutral zinc metallopeptidase, which yields MRLKGLRPSRNIEDRRRSGGAGRGVGIGGAGLLVVLAIGYFTGIDVTPLLEGGQGGSVQTAPRDLSPEEQRAADFSARVLGSTEQVWSAILPAQADIAYTPPVLVLFSGVTRSPCGGASGATGPFYCPADRKAYLDTEFFATLGRDLGARGDFAAAYVIAHEVAHHIQNELGILGAVSEARQGSTEARANALTVRLELQADCLSGVWASAVDDLLEPGDIDEALNAARRIGDDHLQRQAGRVPQPHTFTHGTSEQRSRWFARGYDRGQMGDCDTFAADRL from the coding sequence ATGAGACTGAAGGGATTGCGCCCCAGCCGCAACATCGAGGATCGCCGCCGCTCGGGCGGCGCAGGGCGGGGTGTGGGGATCGGCGGTGCCGGTCTGCTGGTGGTGCTGGCTATCGGGTATTTCACCGGGATCGACGTAACCCCGCTGCTGGAGGGGGGGCAGGGTGGATCGGTGCAGACCGCGCCGCGCGATCTGAGCCCCGAGGAGCAGCGCGCGGCCGATTTCAGCGCTCGCGTTCTGGGCAGTACCGAACAGGTCTGGAGCGCTATTTTGCCAGCGCAAGCCGACATCGCCTATACCCCGCCGGTGCTGGTGCTGTTTTCCGGCGTGACACGCAGCCCTTGTGGCGGGGCGTCGGGGGCCACCGGGCCATTTTATTGCCCGGCTGATCGCAAGGCGTATCTGGATACCGAATTTTTTGCTACGCTGGGGCGGGATCTGGGCGCGCGCGGCGATTTTGCCGCCGCCTATGTGATCGCGCATGAGGTCGCCCATCATATCCAGAACGAACTGGGCATTCTGGGCGCGGTAAGCGAGGCACGGCAGGGCAGCACCGAGGCACGGGCAAATGCGCTGACGGTACGGCTGGAGTTGCAGGCAGACTGCCTCAGCGGGGTCTGGGCCAGCGCCGTGGACGATCTGCTGGAACCCGGTGACATCGACGAGGCGCTGAATGCCGCGCGCCGTATCGGGGACGATCATCTGCAACGGCAGGCCGGTCGCGTGCCGCAGCCGCATACCTTTACCCATGGCACGTCCGAGCAGCGGTCCCGCTGGTTCGCCCGGGGCTATGATCGCGGGCAGATGGGCGACTGTGATACGTTCGCCGCGGATCGGTTGTAG
- a CDS encoding SulP family inorganic anion transporter has protein sequence MQDEPFSIGRVRIELLSGLTVALALVPEAVAFSFVAGVHPLVGLYAAFIVGLVTAIIGGRPGMISGATGALAVVMVALVAQHGVEYLFATVVLMGLLQMTAGALKWGKFIRLVPHPVMLGFVNGLAIVIFLAQLGQFKVPGTMVDTGHGMGGGEWLSGQPLMVMLGLVALTMAIIWVMPRITRIIPAPLAGIGVVAALVIAFGLNVPRVGDLASIQGGLPSFHIPMVPFNLETFEIILPYAIILAAIGLIESLLTLNLVGEMVGRRGGASQECIAQGIANTVTGFFGGMGGCAMIGQSMINVKSGGRTRIAGIAAALFLLVFILFAAPLIEQIPLAALVGVMFMVVIGTFAWNSLTILRKVPLTDAMVIVLVTAVTVKYDLAIAVVVGVIVSALAYSWNNAKRIHATTKLDESGARVYSIEGPLFFGSAEGFAELFDIEGDPDTVVVDFDQSRVVDQSALQAIETLAGKYQAAGKTLQLRHLSRDCHRLLTKAGNLMIDSDDDPEYMVAVDYGVRTGMLGAGH, from the coding sequence ATGCAGGACGAGCCGTTCAGCATCGGACGTGTCCGGATCGAGCTGCTGTCGGGCCTGACCGTCGCGCTTGCACTGGTGCCCGAGGCGGTGGCCTTCTCCTTTGTCGCCGGGGTGCACCCGCTGGTCGGGCTGTATGCTGCGTTTATCGTCGGGCTGGTCACAGCGATCATTGGTGGGCGTCCGGGGATGATTTCGGGTGCGACGGGGGCGCTGGCGGTGGTCATGGTCGCGCTGGTGGCGCAGCACGGTGTCGAATATCTGTTTGCCACGGTGGTCCTGATGGGGCTGCTGCAAATGACGGCTGGCGCACTGAAATGGGGCAAATTCATCCGCCTCGTACCGCACCCGGTCATGCTGGGCTTTGTCAACGGGCTGGCGATCGTGATTTTCCTTGCGCAGCTGGGCCAGTTCAAGGTGCCGGGCACGATGGTGGATACCGGCCACGGCATGGGCGGCGGAGAATGGCTGAGCGGGCAGCCGTTGATGGTCATGCTGGGCCTTGTGGCACTGACCATGGCGATCATCTGGGTCATGCCGCGCATCACCCGTATCATCCCCGCGCCGCTGGCCGGGATCGGCGTGGTTGCGGCGCTGGTTATTGCCTTTGGCCTGAATGTACCGCGTGTCGGTGATCTGGCCTCGATCCAGGGTGGGCTGCCGTCGTTCCACATCCCGATGGTGCCGTTCAATCTGGAAACCTTCGAGATCATCCTGCCCTATGCCATCATTCTGGCCGCCATCGGCCTGATCGAAAGCCTTCTGACACTGAACCTGGTGGGCGAAATGGTCGGCCGCCGTGGCGGCGCCAGCCAAGAGTGCATTGCGCAGGGTATCGCCAATACAGTGACTGGATTTTTCGGTGGCATGGGCGGTTGCGCGATGATCGGCCAGTCGATGATCAACGTCAAATCGGGTGGGCGCACGCGCATTGCCGGAATCGCCGCCGCGCTGTTCCTGCTGGTCTTCATCCTTTTCGCCGCGCCGCTGATCGAGCAGATCCCGCTTGCTGCGCTTGTCGGGGTGATGTTCATGGTGGTGATCGGCACGTTCGCCTGGAATTCACTGACGATCCTGCGCAAGGTGCCGCTGACCGATGCGATGGTGATCGTGCTGGTGACGGCGGTAACGGTGAAATACGACCTCGCCATCGCGGTGGTCGTTGGTGTCATCGTTTCGGCGCTGGCCTATTCGTGGAACAACGCCAAGCGGATTCATGCAACGACCAAGCTGGATGAGAGCGGCGCCCGCGTCTACAGCATCGAAGGCCCGCTGTTCTTCGGCTCGGCGGAGGGGTTCGCAGAATTGTTTGATATCGAGGGTGATCCCGATACCGTGGTCGTCGATTTCGATCAGAGCCGCGTGGTCGACCAATCGGCCCTTCAGGCGATCGAGACGCTGGCGGGCAAGTATCAGGCGGCGGGCAAGACGCTGCAACTGCGCCACCTGAGCCGTGACTGCCACCGCTTGCTGACCAAGGCGGGGAATCTGATGATCGACAGCGACGATGACCCTGAATACATGGTCGCGGTGGATTACGGCGTGCGCACCGGAATGCTGGGCGCGGGGCATTAG
- a CDS encoding DUF202 domain-containing protein, translating into MSDNTDKAEQRTDWAEDRTIMANERTFNSWMGLGLGAVGVAIALKAVFGDFTPTWAAKAVASLFLAAAIAIYWTAARQAHKTHARLTCRDAEATGSKNFHRLAAMLSLATIGTGAILWML; encoded by the coding sequence ATGAGCGACAACACAGACAAGGCCGAACAGCGCACCGACTGGGCCGAGGATCGCACGATCATGGCCAACGAGCGCACGTTCAATTCGTGGATGGGCCTCGGGCTGGGCGCTGTCGGCGTTGCCATCGCGCTGAAGGCCGTGTTCGGCGATTTCACGCCCACATGGGCCGCCAAAGCGGTGGCCAGCCTTTTTCTGGCCGCCGCAATCGCGATCTACTGGACCGCCGCAAGACAGGCGCACAAAACCCACGCGCGCCTGACCTGCCGCGATGCCGAAGCGACCGGATCGAAGAATTTTCACCGCCTCGCCGCGATGCTGTCGCTCGCGACAATCGGCACCGGCGCGATATTGTGGATGCTGTGA